The genomic DNA CGAGGTTGATCTGGGCGTCGGCCTCGGCCTCCTCGACCTCGATGGGCTCGTTGACGAGGAGGACGTCGGCGTCCTCGACCTCGCTCGGCATGTCCGGGTGGGTCGGGTCCTTGTCGATGGCGGCGCCGTGCAGCAGCTCGGACTCGCCGACCGAGCGGCCGGTCTGGGTCTCGATGTTGATGAAGTCGAGATCGACGACGTGGGAGCCGTCCTCGGCCTCTACGGTGACCGCCTGGACGGCGTCGACGATGAGCTGGGCGAGCAGGTCCTTGTTCTGCTCGGCGCCCTTGCCCGTCATCGAGGTCTCGGCGAGCTTCTTCAGCAGTTCGATGTCGTCGGCGTCGACCTCGGTGGCGATCTCGTCGACCTGCTTGCGGGCCTCCTCGCTGGCGAGGTGGAAGCCACGGATGACGTTCGAGGCGTGGATGTCCTGCTCGAGGAGGTCCTCGGCGTTCTTCAGGAGCTCGCCCGCGACCGCGACGGCCGTCGTCGTCCCGTCGCCGGCCTCGTCCTCCTGTGTCTCGGCGACCTCGACGATCATCGACGCCGTCGGGTTGTCGATGTCCATCTCCTGGAGGATGGTGACGCCGTCGTTCGTGATGGTGACGTCACCCATCGAGGAGACGAGCATCTTGTCCATCCCCTTCGGCCCGAGCGTGGTCCGCACCGACTCGGCGACGGCCTTCGCCGCCTCGATGTTGTGGCTCTGGGCGTCCTTGTCCTTCATCCGCTGGGAGTCCTCCCCCAGGATGATCATCGGCTGCCCCTGCATTCGCTGCTGGCTCATAGTCAGGCGAAAGATTGCGAGCAGTTCTATATAAATGTGGCGTTCGCACCGTCGTTCGCGTCCGGGGTGGCGCCGGCCGGCCCCACCACGAATCGGGGGTAGCGGTCAGAAAGACGCCGAATAGTGTGTGAACGGATGACACCGACCCCCGCCGGGAGACGGCAGTTGTTACCTGGGTTTATATACTCCTCGCCGGGGTGTCCGGGGCCGCCGGTGGCGCTACTCGACCGGCTCCTTCCAGTGGACGGTCGCGGTCCCGATGACGAACGCGTCGTCGGTGGCGGCGTCGCGCCGGACCCGGAGCGTGTTCTCCCCGCCGACGAGGTCGGTGCCCGTGATAGAGTCCATCCAGCACTGCCAGCCCGGCGACGGCGGGATGTCGAACCCCGACAGCGGCTCGCCGTTGACGACGATCTCGTGGCCGAACTCGCCCACGTCGTAGGCCTGCAGCTGGACGAACCCCTCCGTCGGGTCGTCGGTCGGCACGTCGAACGTGTGCGCGTCGGTCCGGTTGCCCACGAACTCCGCCCACGGCGTGTCCAGGTCGTCCTCGTCCTCCCCGAGCAGCTCCATGAAGTTCATCAGCGCGTAGTTGGCCCGATGGGTCATACACGGCTCCTCGGGGGGTGGCTGTATAGGTGCGGCGCTCGCCTGCTCCCCGTGGCTCCGCCTCCGCATCCCGGTGGGTAGTCACCTCGTTCCGCGCCCGCCGGGTCCCGGGACGGTCCGGTGGGGGCGCGACACGGCCTGTGAAAATAATGCCTGGTTGATACTTACCGGACTGGAATCCGAGCGATACCGCTACCTTGCCCGAAGCGTGGCTGCCTGCTGCACGGATAGCCCGGAAATAACAATGCTCCCCATCGGCATACGGGGCTTTCACCAGCCAGAGACTTCATATGAGAGACCGGACCAGACAGCAGCGTCGCGGAGTCGTCCCGGCCGAGTCGGTGGACCGCCCTGCGCTCGGACTGGTCGCCGACCGGGCGAACCTGAAGCAACTGGTCCGGGCCGTCCTCCGTGCACAGCGACACGACTATCCTGTGCTGGTCTCCTGTCCCGAAGCGGATAGTTTCGTCGCGACCGTGGTGCGGCGGCTGGGGGCCACCCTCGTCGTTCCGGAGGGCTCCCATCCGGACAGCGAGGCGGTCCGGCGGAGCCTCACCGCCACCGCCCGCCGGCACGGCCATCCCGGACTGCTGTTCCACCGACGGCTCGACGAACGCGTGGCGTTCGAGGCCGTCGCCCCGGCGTTCGCGGAGCCCGGCGAGTACGTCGTCGAGGCGCCGACGACGGCGAGTACCTCCTCCGGGAGGTCGGTCCTGGTCGGCATCCCCGCGTTCAACGAGGAGGATGCCATCGGGGCCGTCATCGAGGAGTCGGACGAGTACGCCGATACGGTGCTGGTGGTCGACGACGGGAGCCGGGACCGGACCGGCGAACGGGCTACCGAGGCCGGCGCCGTGGTGGTCGAACACGAGTCGAACCGCGGCTACGGTGGGGCACTCAAAACGCTGTTCCGGGAGGCCCGGCAACTGGACGCCGACCACCTCGTCGTCGTCGACGGGGACGGCCAGCACGACACCACCGACATCCCGGAACTCGTCTCGACCCAGCGCCGGACCGGCAGCGAGATCGTCATCGGCAACCGGTTCGGGTCCGGAACCGAGCCGCCGCTGTACCGGCGCGTCGGGCTCGGAATCATCAACGGGCTGATGGCCGGGTGCCTGCGTCTGTTCGACGTGGGGTTCCGGGTTCGCGACGCCCAGAGCGGGTTCCGGGCCTACGATCGGCGGGCCATCCGGTCGCTCGCGGCCGACGCCTCCATCGGCGACCGGATGGACGCGAGCAGTGACATCCTCTTCCACGCCGCCAGGCAGGGGTACGACGTCACCGAGGTCGACACCACCATCACGTACGACGGCGAGGCGACGAGCACCCATCCCCCGGTGGCTCACGGCCTGCGGGTCGTCAGGTCGATACTCCGAGCTGTGGCGCTGGAGCGCCCCATGACCGTCCTCGGCGCTCCGGGGTTCGTCGGTGCCTCGGCCGGCCTCGCGCTCGTCTACTGGGCGCTCGCCACCCTCGTCCGGACCGGGACGCTCCCGCACCACCTGACCCTCCCCTCCATCCTCCTGACGCTCGGCGGACTGCTCGCGTGCCTCTCGGCCGTGGTCGTCCGCTCGCTCGACGGCTACCTGGACCTCGACCACCACTGATCCGGGGCCCCGAGGGTCCCTTGCAGCAGGGTCGTACCGCCGCGAGGGGTGACCATACCTGCTGGAAAGGCCGCTCTACCCCACGTATCCGTCGCATTACAATCTCGGAGGCCATCCTGGGGACCCCCGTGACGACACGGATCGACCCCCCGACGAACGCGATCAGCTTCGACCTCGAACACTGGCACTCGGCGACCCTCGTCGCGGACTCGGTCCAGGACCCGGTCGACCGCATCGAGCAGTCGACGGCCATCGTCCTCGACCTGCTCGACCGCCACGATGTCCGGGCCACGTTCTTCGTCGTCGGTGAGGTCGCGGCGGCGTATCCCGACCTCGTCGGGCGTATCGCGGCTGCTGGCCACGAGATCGCCTCTCACGGGCACACGCATACCCCACTGTTCCAGCTGACACCGCGGGAGTTCGACGACGAACTCCGCCGTGCGGCAGCGGCTATCGGGGACGCCGCCGGCGTCGAGCCAGTCGGGTTCAGGGCACCGAACTTCTCGGTGACCCCCCGGACCGAGTGGGCGTTCCCGGTCCTCGAGGTCAACGGCTACCGCTACGACTCCAGCGTCTTCCCGGTGCGGACGCCGATGTACGGTGTCAACCGGGCCGCCATCGAACCCCATCCGGTCGAGCCGGCAGCCCCGTTCCGGGCCGGGGACGACACGACGACCGAGGGGGGGCTGGTGGAGGTGCCGGTCGCGGTCGCTGGGCCCCTGCTCCGGCTTCCAGTCGCCGGCGGGTTCTACGGCCGGTTCCTGCCGACCCGAATCCTCCACTGGGCCATCGAGCGCATCCAGCGCCGGGGCGTCCCAGCCACACTCTACTTCCACCCGTGGGAGTTCAACCCGGACGTTCCGACCGACGAGCCGGCGATCCACGAACGCTTCGTCAGCTTCACCGGTATCGACGGGGCAGCGGCGAAACTGGACCGCCTGCTCCAGTCGTTCGAGTGGGGCCCGGTCCGGAGCGTCGTCGAGCGGGTCCGGAACCCCTCCGCAGACGAACCGGGGCCCCACGTGGCCCAGGACCGCCACGGGGAGCTCCGGTCGGTCCGGGAGACTGCGGCGACACGCCAGGGACGGTGATACCGATGGCGCGACCACAACACCGAACCGAACCCGGCCGGGTGACCGTCCAGCGGTGCACGGACCCGACGGGCTGGGACGCGTTCGTCCGGGACAACGACGGGACCCCGTTCGCCCTGTGGGGCTGGGGCGATGCCGTGGAGACGTATCCCCACGACCGCTGGTACCTCACCGCGCGGGCCGAGGATGACATCGTCGGGGGGCTCCCGCTGTTCCACATCGAGAGCCGGCTGTTCGGCGACAAGCTCGTCTCGCTCCCGTTCACCTCCCAGGGGGCCCTGCTGGCCAGCGGCCCGCACGCCGAGGCGGCGACACGGGCCCTGCTGGACCGGGCGATAGACCTGTCCGACGACCTGGGGGTCGACTTCGCCAGCATCCGAGCGACCGACCTCGGCGAGCGGGAGCGGTTCACCCACCGGAACCGGTTCGTCACGTTCCGCGTCCCGCTCGATGACGGTCCCGGACGTGTCTGGGAGCGGGTGAAGTCGAGTCGACAGCGGCAGATACAGGGGGCACGCGAGGACGACGCGCTCACGTTCGAGGTCGGCACGTCGCTCTCGGCACTCCGCGACTTCTACGACCTCTACCTCCGGTCGATGCGGGGTCACGGGAGTCCACCCCACACCTTCGAGTTCTTCAGGGTGCTCTGGGACCGACTCCACGACGACGGCCACCTCAGACTCGGACTGGTCCGCCACGAGGGTGATGTCATCAACGGCGTCATCGACCTGGCGCTCGGCGAGCGGGTCATCCAGAAGGGGGTCGTCACGGACTTCGCCCGGCGGGACCTGAACGGGGGGAGCCTCATCCACTGGAAGTCGCTTGAGTGGGCCGCCGAGAACGGCTACCGGAGCTACAACCTGGGCCGGACCCGGGAGGCGTCCGGGGTGTATATATTCAAGAAGAGCTTCGGCGGCGAGAAGGTCTGGATCGACGATTATCACTATTTCCCGGACGGAGAGACACAGCCCCCCGACCCGGAGGATCGCCCCTACGACCTGGCCAGACGTGCCTGGCGCCGTCTCCCGATTCCCGTCACGCGCGTCGTCGGCCCGAAGATACGCCGGGGGCTCAGCCTCTAGGATGCACGTACTCTACGTGAGCGGACAGGACTCGGGCGGTCTCCCCCACTACACCGCGGAACTGGCGAACGCGGTCGCGGCGCACGCCGACGTCACCGTACTGAAGCCCAGCGAGACGAGTGCGGACGACGTGTTCGACGACGCGGTGGATGTCCGGAGCGTGTTCCGACCGCTCGGACTCTCCGTGGCCAGGATCTCCAGCCGGGAGTTCGCCCCGCTCCGGACCGCGCGTGGCATCCTCTCGTACCGCTACCTGCGCGAGATACGTGCCATCGACCCGGACCTCGTCCACGACGCCACCGACCTGTTCCCACAGGTGAAGCTGTTCCTGAAGGCCTACGGCATCGACCGGCGGTATCCGCTCGTCGTAACCCGCCACGAGGTCGAGCAGAACCGGTTCTCGCTCGCGCGCCCCCACCACGCGGCCGAGGAGTTGGCCGACTGCCTGATACCGGACCTCCGTTCGGACGGCTGCGTCGTCCACACGCGGAACCAGCGACAGGCCCTCGTCGACCGGGGCGCGTCGGCTGCCGACATCCGGGTCATCCCGCACGGTGCCTACTCCCTGTTCGGAACACACGAGGACATCGACAGTACGCCCGAGGAGAACTGTCTGCTGTTCTTCGGGAACATCATCCGGTACAAGGGCATCGTCCCGCTCATCCGGGCGATACCGCTCGTGAAGGAGCGGTTCCCGGATGTCAAGCTGCTCGTCGCCGGCAAGGGACGACTCCCGCCCGAAACCGCCCCGATACTCGAAGCCCACGAGGAGAACTTCGAGGTCCACAACCGCTTCATCCCGAACGAGGAGGTCCAGGAGTTCTTCGAGCGCGCGGCCGTCGTCGTCCTCCCCTACAAGCGCCGTGCCGGTGGGATGAACGGCCACAGCGGCGTGCT from Haloglomus litoreum includes the following:
- a CDS encoding DUF7383 domain-containing protein → MTHRANYALMNFMELLGEDEDDLDTPWAEFVGNRTDAHTFDVPTDDPTEGFVQLQAYDVGEFGHEIVVNGEPLSGFDIPPSPGWQCWMDSITGTDLVGGENTLRVRRDAATDDAFVIGTATVHWKEPVE
- a CDS encoding glycosyltransferase family 2 protein, whose product is MRDRTRQQRRGVVPAESVDRPALGLVADRANLKQLVRAVLRAQRHDYPVLVSCPEADSFVATVVRRLGATLVVPEGSHPDSEAVRRSLTATARRHGHPGLLFHRRLDERVAFEAVAPAFAEPGEYVVEAPTTASTSSGRSVLVGIPAFNEEDAIGAVIEESDEYADTVLVVDDGSRDRTGERATEAGAVVVEHESNRGYGGALKTLFREARQLDADHLVVVDGDGQHDTTDIPELVSTQRRTGSEIVIGNRFGSGTEPPLYRRVGLGIINGLMAGCLRLFDVGFRVRDAQSGFRAYDRRAIRSLAADASIGDRMDASSDILFHAARQGYDVTEVDTTITYDGEATSTHPPVAHGLRVVRSILRAVALERPMTVLGAPGFVGASAGLALVYWALATLVRTGTLPHHLTLPSILLTLGGLLACLSAVVVRSLDGYLDLDHH
- a CDS encoding polysaccharide deacetylase family protein, whose amino-acid sequence is MTTRIDPPTNAISFDLEHWHSATLVADSVQDPVDRIEQSTAIVLDLLDRHDVRATFFVVGEVAAAYPDLVGRIAAAGHEIASHGHTHTPLFQLTPREFDDELRRAAAAIGDAAGVEPVGFRAPNFSVTPRTEWAFPVLEVNGYRYDSSVFPVRTPMYGVNRAAIEPHPVEPAAPFRAGDDTTTEGGLVEVPVAVAGPLLRLPVAGGFYGRFLPTRILHWAIERIQRRGVPATLYFHPWEFNPDVPTDEPAIHERFVSFTGIDGAAAKLDRLLQSFEWGPVRSVVERVRNPSADEPGPHVAQDRHGELRSVRETAATRQGR
- a CDS encoding GNAT family N-acetyltransferase; amino-acid sequence: MARPQHRTEPGRVTVQRCTDPTGWDAFVRDNDGTPFALWGWGDAVETYPHDRWYLTARAEDDIVGGLPLFHIESRLFGDKLVSLPFTSQGALLASGPHAEAATRALLDRAIDLSDDLGVDFASIRATDLGERERFTHRNRFVTFRVPLDDGPGRVWERVKSSRQRQIQGAREDDALTFEVGTSLSALRDFYDLYLRSMRGHGSPPHTFEFFRVLWDRLHDDGHLRLGLVRHEGDVINGVIDLALGERVIQKGVVTDFARRDLNGGSLIHWKSLEWAAENGYRSYNLGRTREASGVYIFKKSFGGEKVWIDDYHYFPDGETQPPDPEDRPYDLARRAWRRLPIPVTRVVGPKIRRGLSL
- a CDS encoding glycosyltransferase family 4 protein, producing MHVLYVSGQDSGGLPHYTAELANAVAAHADVTVLKPSETSADDVFDDAVDVRSVFRPLGLSVARISSREFAPLRTARGILSYRYLREIRAIDPDLVHDATDLFPQVKLFLKAYGIDRRYPLVVTRHEVEQNRFSLARPHHAAEELADCLIPDLRSDGCVVHTRNQRQALVDRGASAADIRVIPHGAYSLFGTHEDIDSTPEENCLLFFGNIIRYKGIVPLIRAIPLVKERFPDVKLLVAGKGRLPPETAPILEAHEENFEVHNRFIPNEEVQEFFERAAVVVLPYKRRAGGMNGHSGVLSAALSFGKPVVTSRAGDFPSLVGATGCGVTVPSEAPEALATAICRVLGDDDARAEMAAASRRLADELSWEHVADQHLSLYETVVETDRTSPES